A single genomic interval of Geotrypetes seraphini chromosome 1, aGeoSer1.1, whole genome shotgun sequence harbors:
- the S1PR3 gene encoding sphingosine 1-phosphate receptor 3, with product MAIATTAAAKTPSQVQERCNYLIELHYNYTGKYNQRDRTTDRMDVANIVFLIICSFIVLENLMVLIAIWKNNRFHNRMYFFIANLALCDLLAGIAYKVNILMSGKKTLSLSLTVWFVREGSMFVALGASTFSLLAIAIERHLTMIKMRPYDANKNYRVFLLIGTCWLISFTLGALPILGWNCIYNLPDCSTILPLYSKRYVAFCISVFMLILLAIVILYARIYILVKSSSRRVTNHNNSERSMALLRTVVIVVGVFIACWSPLFILLLIDVACKVKTCAVLYKAHWFIALAVLNSAMNPIIYTLASKEMRRAFFRLVCGCLVKTRVARSLPIQPTPDQSRSKSSSSNSPKQKSDLPQTVVSPSVIEKNESSFHNGSFCK from the coding sequence ATGGCAATAGCTACTACCGCTGCTGCAAAGACACCCAGCCAAGTCCAGGAAAGATGCAACTATTTAATCGAACTTCATTACAATTACACGGGCAAGTATAACCAAAGAGACCGTACAACTGATCGCATGGATGTCGCAAACATAGTGTTTCTGATCATATGCAGTTTTATAGTACTGGAGAACCTGATGGTTCTCATTGCCATCTGGAAAAATAACAGATTCCATAACCGGATGTACTTCTTCATTGCCAACCTAGCCCTTTGCGACTTGTTGGCTGGAATAGCATACAAAGTAAATATCCTGATGTCAGGAAAGAAAACCCTAAGCCTTTCGCTCACAGTCTGGTTTGTTCGGGAAGGCAGCATGTTTGTTGCTCTTGGGGCCTCCACATTTAGTTTACTGGCTATAGCCATTGAGCGGCATCTGACCATGATTAAAATGAGGCCTTACGATGCGAACAAGAACTATAGGGTGTTTCTTCTCATCGGAACATGCTGGCTTATTTCCTTCACCTTGGGGGCCTTACCAATCCTGGGATGGAACTGCATCTACAACCTGCCAGACTGCTCCACGATTTTACCACTGTATTCTAAACGTTACGTTGCATTTTGCATCAGTGTCTTCATGTTAATTCTACTGGCAATTGTAATCCTTTATGCGCGTATTTACATCTTGGTAAAGTCTAGTAGTCGTAGAGTTACCAACCATAATAATTCAGAGAGGTCCATGGCTCTACTGAGGACAGTTGTGATTGTGGTGGGCGTTTTTATTGCCTGCTGGTCTCCTCTCTTTATCCTTCTGTTAATAGATGTAGCCTGCAAAGTTAAAACCTGTGCCGTTCTCTATAAGGCCCATTGGTTTATTGCTTTGGCTGTTCTTAATTCTGCTATGAATCCTATTATCTACACTTTGGCCAGCAAGGAAATGCGACGGGCTTTTTTTCGCCTGGTTTGTGGCTGCTTAGTAAAGACCAGAGTAGCCAGGTCTCTGCCCATTCAGCCAACTCCAGACCAGAGCAGGAGCAAGTCCAGCAGCAGCAACTCGCCAAAACAGAAAAGTGACTTGCCTCAGACGGTTGTTTCTCCGTCTGTTATTGAAAAGAATGAATCTTCATTTCACAATGGAAGTTTTTGCAAGTGA